Genomic segment of Prionailurus viverrinus isolate Anna chromosome B4, UM_Priviv_1.0, whole genome shotgun sequence:
aagaaagagaaccTGATGAGGAAGGGgtcagagagtgagcacaggctGCTTTTGTCGGCTGGTATCATGGTGGTGGGGTACCTGGCCCAAGCTCAGGGCTTTTCCCAGCCCACCCCCATCAGGATCGCAGTCTCTGCCCCAGCCTTCCACACCCACCACTCAGAAGGACCACCCCGTCCAGGAGCAGAGCTTTAATTCCAGAGTTTTAGTGTATTTACAAAAGTCCACAGCTCCTGCTGGCCGCCCCATTGTTCTGTGCCTGCCCCTGCCTTCGGACAGGTCAGCTCACCCTGTGCTTGTccaggcagggggcagaggcGTGCCCAGTTTCTATTAGTGTAACATAATTGATAAAAAAGATTGCTTATCTACTGTGACAAGGGCCCAGGGATCACCCAGAGGCCCCGAAGCTGCGTTGCTGGGTTTTCCAAACCCAAAGTGGGTGATGAGGCATGGCGCCCCTCATCTCTACAACCACAAGCTGGGGCTCCTGGCACACTCAGCCTCTCTCAGGATCACACGCACACATCTGTCACACACACAAGGCTGACCCTCCGGCAGTGCTCCGAAAACGGAGAAAATTCTGTGTACACTGAGGGAGTAGCACCAAGTAGGTGGCTGCCAGCTCCTGCCTGCCCCTTCGTGTCCCTTGTCCAGAAAGAGGGGATCCGGAGGGCACCTCGCACCGTCCTTCTGGGCCGCCCCGCCAGTAGGCAGCGGTCCTCAGAGCAGGCCCCTCACGGGGCGGGGCGTGGCCTCACCGGAGGAGGCGGGGCGCGGGCGACAGGGAGGCAGGGGCGCACAGCGCCTCCTCGATGTCCTCCAGGCAGCCCAGCAGGTCCATGTCGCGGAGCACGCGGCCCAGCAGCTCCAGCGTGGCTTCGCGTCGTGGCGTGCGTCGCCGCCAGGCCGCCAGCATGCTGTAGTGCGCCTCGCGCAGGCAGCGCCCGTTCTGCAGCTCCAGCCGCTCGATCTCATGCTCGCTCAGCCCCAGCCGCCGCACGAACTCCTTCCAGCGCGACGGGGGCACGCCGTCCACCACCGCGTACAGCGTCGCCGGGTCGGCGGGATCCGCTGCGAGGAAGCCGGGCGGTGAGCCTCTGGCCGCGGAGGTGGCCCCGCCCGTCCCCTCGCGCGCACGCGCCCTCCAGGAgctccacccacctgcccctgcaAGGAGCTCACCTTCTGGGCGTTGAGTGTGGGTGCTGTCCTCCCACTTCTGAACTGGGGTGGAGatggggctggaggctggagccGCGGAGAGGATGGGGCCAGCCCCCTGGTAGGGTGGAGCCATCTCTCTGGAGACGGATGCAGCCCTCAAATTAGCCCAGTCGCTAGGAGTGAAGGTGGGGCTGGGAGtgaaggtggggctgggggtgaaggtggggctgggggtgaagGTGGGGCTGGGGATGGGACTGAAGCCTGGACCTGTGGCCAGGGGCTGAGGCTCTccctgaaagagagaaagcacagcgTTAGTGGAGGAGAGGACAAACAGCCCGAACCTTCTTTATTTCTGGAGGGGGGTTGGAATTAAGGGTGACCGAGGGTCATTTAGGTATTACAAGATTGTAATGGACAATCAGCGGGAAAGGCTGGGGGTAGGTTCCTGGTTTCATCTTACCTCTTTTGTAGGTGTTGATTTCCCAcaaactgagaaaaaagaaaccaagcgTCACAAATTTCACTTCCTCTCTCAGCCCTGGCGCCCATACCGGGGCTGGCCCTGGGGACTTGTGGTGACATGCTTCAGGGCCAAAGTGGCCCCAGGGACAAGAGACCTACTGATGCATTGTGACCTCTCACCAAGCCATCAGGGCCACCTCCTGCCAGCGGGGTCCTCAGCAGCAAGCTAAGGGGACACTCCCTCATTTCCCTCCATGCTGATCCCTCTCACCCACtcaaccccctcccacatcccccagCAGCAAGCTTTCCCCTCCCAAGGGCCCCACTCACCAATGGAGAAGAGCTTGGACTTCCGCCGTTGGTAGCGGCACATTAAACCAATGGAGAAGGATAAAACGCAAATGCCGAAGAAGATCACGAGAGGCAGCAGCACTGTGGTGCCTGGAGGCGAGGCAGATTGTGGTGAGAGGagaagggaagcaggaagagCAGGGCTGGCTGGGTAGGTGGAGGGGCAAGGATTAGGACAGGGCAGGTGAGCATGGCAAGCGGGTTATTTCTCCTCACCTGGGTCCTGAGGGTCCTTAACAGTTTCCACGATGGGTACGCACAACTTCGTACACTCTGTGTTTTTCTTACAGCTGAAAGAAGAGATCGCACAGGTACGTAGGGGCCCTCCCCCAAGAGGAAGacaggggaaaaaggaaaaagaagaaaactccatactgttggAAATTTCTTTGCTTTCCAAACATTTTAGCTATCTCttgaaataatggaaattaaacCTCTCCTGACTCAGAGGAATGAAACGCAAGCCAATCACAAAATCATTTCCTTTTAGAATTGGAAGTAATCTCAAGGAGGCTGTGTAGAAAGAACTAATTCAAAGCAGTAAGGGGCAGGGTGTGAATTCCAGTCCATTCGTTGGCTGGCACTGTGACTCcaagcaagtcatttaacctgtaagcctcagtttgctcatcagTAAAGTAAGACCCTTACCCACCTGTCAGAATTGAGAAGTGAGATCATTATGCCTGGCATATAGGAAGCACTCGATAAATGGTGACTGTCACTGAACTGTTGTGAGAATCCCATGGCAAAGAGAGGTTGGAGAGCTTTTTCTTGAGATGACATTGCTAGTGACAATCCTGGACTTTGTGGAAAGAGGGGTCAAACATgcatgtgaaaattttaaaaagacttattttGGGGGGCAGCCAGAGAACACTCTAGAACAAGCACATCTTCCCCCCGCTGGAAGCTGTCACTGGGCAGCAGGAGTAATGAGAACTCCATGGGGGGCTAGAAGGAACTTGGGAAGGTCAATGCTCCGCAGGAAGAGGCGACCTCACAAACTCACAGTGAGAACCACATGGAATGAATGTAAAAGCTCTTTGAAGGAGAAAAGACACttagtagaaaaagaaaacaaatagtttGGTGTTACTTTATAGCTGTACAGCTTTGCCAAGTGGATGTCATTATCCTTACTTTAAAGGTAagaaaactaaggttcagagatgttaagtaacttgcccaaggtcacacataaGTGGCTAGGCTGAGATTTGAACTTATAGAGCCCTCAGAGTTCCTTCTTTGCAAGCAAGTATGCAAGAACAGACCCTGTGGAGCCAAAAGAAGTGAGGAGGCCTGAACAGAGACTGGGGAAGAAATACCATACTGCCTCAAAGATGCCATCACTAAAAAGCACCATCATTTACatactacatacacacacagagctgcCAGTTAAACCATGATACATCATCAATTGTAAGATGCAGTCTGATTTCAGAGACATGAAAATGTGCGTCCTAGAATCCATGAACTACATGTAGTAGACCCTGTCACCCCAAAATCCAAATGTCTAAGTTCAAAGAACTGCAAGTCCGTGGAGTATGAGCCTCTATTCCCAAAGACTTCTTCAGATTTTAGGAACAATTCTGGCGGGGGCTCgggagggcaggaagaaggaCTGTCTGGTGTTTTGACACCAAGAGTCAACCACTCAGTAAGAACCAGAGCATCCTGGGCTGTCTCCCTTGCCCTGCTGGTGGCTCTCACCTGCAGCCACCCCATTCGCCGCCCCACCCCAAGCCCCCTCACCCGATCCAGTGCCCAGCAGCCAGTGGAGATACTCACTTAACACAAGAGACGCATTCATTCCCTCTTAGAAAGAACCCCGCGTGGCAGGTGCATAcagtattctgtgtctccttgccTGTGGGGAGAGATACAATACAGCTAGAGGAGGGGCACCCTGCACCAAGGACCACAGGGAAAGctaggaggggcagggggcagatgGCCAGAATGGTCCCACAGACTTcgggagtgggaaggagaggaagtgtGGGGTCAGGGGGCTGGGGTACAGAAAGGCAGAGGCCTTTCTCCTGAGACAGGGCCCACCCTGGGGCGGGAAGCGGGGCCGGGCTATGGAGAGCTGTGCTCACAGGAGATCTGCACCGTGCCGTTGAGGCAGAGGCTGCAGTTTAGGCACTGGAAATGGGTTTCACTCCAGTAATACCGGTACTGGTTCTTCCTGCAGCCACACACGGTGTCCCGGTACACTGTGCAAGGAGATATCTCCACCTGGTACATTTCtggaggggggaggagacagggtgtgagcacaacccccccccccaacaccgtgtgtgtctttctctgtacacACGCCCACACCCCTGCACTCAATTATGCATGCACATTCCTGTGTTTGCCCTCACACACAGACAGGCGAGCCCACTGCTCTAACACATCCGCCTGACATTCCGTTTAGAGCCCTCGCCACCTCCTGAGACTCACCTTTTCGGCATTTGGAGCAGCTAAGGCACTGTCTGAGGTAGTTCTCTGAAGCAGTAAATGTGCCATTTTCACATTCTCTGCAGTCCGTGTCCAG
This window contains:
- the TNFRSF1A gene encoding tumor necrosis factor receptor superfamily member 1A — encoded protein: MGFPTVPGLLQPLVLLALLVEIYPLRVTGLVPHLRDREKRAIPCPQGKYIHPQDNSICCTKCHKGTYLYNDCAGPGLDTDCRECENGTFTASENYLRQCLSCSKCRKEMYQVEISPCTVYRDTVCGCRKNQYRYYWSETHFQCLNCSLCLNGTVQISCKETQNTVCTCHAGFFLRGNECVSCVNCKKNTECTKLCVPIVETVKDPQDPGTTVLLPLVIFFGICVLSFSIGLMCRYQRRKSKLFSIVCGKSTPTKEGEPQPLATGPGFSPIPSPTFTPSPTFTPSPTFTPSPTFTPSDWANLRAASVSREMAPPYQGAGPILSAAPASSPISTPVQKWEDSTHTQRPEADPADPATLYAVVDGVPPSRWKEFVRRLGLSEHEIERLELQNGRCLREAHYSMLAAWRRRTPRREATLELLGRVLRDMDLLGCLEDIEEALCAPASLSPAPRLLR